A window from Salinigranum halophilum encodes these proteins:
- a CDS encoding DUF7521 family protein has protein sequence MPIPMLTLMLGNESLVGLLAGAASTGSALVGLYIGYQAYRGLRRNDEPAMRYLSAGMVLLFGVTYLLAIVGQGMIAFHVVSLSFQSVFRLVVRLLQLAGLSLITYSLHVASGGRTSGT, from the coding sequence ATGCCGATTCCGATGCTGACGCTGATGCTCGGGAACGAGTCGCTCGTCGGTCTGCTCGCAGGAGCGGCGTCGACGGGGTCGGCGCTCGTCGGCCTCTACATCGGCTACCAGGCGTACCGCGGCCTCCGCCGCAACGACGAGCCGGCGATGCGGTACCTCTCGGCCGGGATGGTCCTCCTGTTCGGCGTCACCTACCTCCTGGCCATCGTCGGGCAGGGGATGATCGCCTTCCACGTCGTCTCGCTGTCGTTCCAGAGCGTGTTTCGGCTCGTCGTCCGGCTGCTCCAGCTCGCCGGCCTCTCGCTCATCACCTACTCGCTCCACGTGGCGTCGGGCGGACGGACCAGCGGCACCTGA
- a CDS encoding winged helix-turn-helix domain-containing protein — translation MSDEPVAEEPELGTLVSLFDDDHVRSILVATSDEPLSAAELAERCDVSVSAIYRRTNRLVDADLLRERTRPRSDGHHETVYVTALERFELSVRDGDLHWSVERTETDVADELTRLWGKF, via the coding sequence ATGAGCGATGAACCCGTGGCGGAAGAGCCGGAGCTCGGGACCCTCGTCAGCCTGTTCGACGACGACCACGTCCGGTCGATACTGGTCGCGACGAGCGACGAGCCCCTGTCGGCGGCGGAACTCGCAGAGCGGTGTGACGTGTCGGTGTCGGCCATCTACCGCCGGACGAACCGCCTCGTCGACGCCGACCTACTCCGCGAGCGGACCCGCCCGCGGAGCGACGGCCACCACGAAACGGTGTACGTGACGGCGCTCGAACGGTTCGAACTGTCGGTCCGAGACGGCGACTTGCACTGGTCAGTCGAGCGCACCGAGACGGACGTCGCCGACGAACTGACGCGCCTGTGGGGGAAGTTCTGA
- a CDS encoding ORC1-type DNA replication protein translates to MRDDPDEGMLSWDETVFRDEHVFEIDHVPETFDHRESQLESLKYALRPAVRGSRPLNTIVRGPPGTGKTTAVQKLFGELRGQSSVRAVHVNCQMNSTRYAVFSRVFEDLFEYEPPSSGISFKKLFSQISDRLVEDDEVLVVALDDVNYLFYENEASDVLYSLLRAHETHAGARIGVIVVSSDLSLDVIDELDGRVQSVFRPEEVFFPRYDQSEIVDILGERAKRGFHEGVLNTTGLDRVAELTAESGDLRVGIDLLRRAGLHAEMRASRTIEPEDVEAAYDKSKHVHLSRSLRGLSDSERALVRVIADHSGEQAGAVYEAFHEETDLGYTRYSEIVNKLDQLGLIDAEYAEVDGRGRSRSLTLTYDADAVRERL, encoded by the coding sequence ATGAGGGACGACCCCGACGAGGGGATGCTGTCGTGGGACGAGACGGTGTTCCGCGACGAACACGTCTTCGAGATCGACCACGTCCCGGAGACGTTCGACCACCGCGAGAGCCAGTTGGAGAGCCTGAAGTACGCGCTCCGGCCGGCGGTCAGAGGGTCGCGTCCGCTGAACACCATCGTCCGCGGGCCGCCCGGTACCGGGAAGACCACCGCCGTCCAGAAGCTGTTCGGCGAACTCCGCGGGCAGTCGAGCGTCCGCGCCGTCCACGTCAACTGCCAGATGAACTCGACGCGGTACGCCGTCTTCTCCCGCGTCTTCGAGGACCTCTTCGAGTACGAACCGCCGTCGTCGGGAATCTCGTTCAAGAAGCTCTTCTCGCAGATTTCCGACCGACTCGTCGAGGACGACGAGGTCCTGGTGGTGGCGCTCGACGACGTGAACTACCTCTTCTACGAGAACGAGGCTTCCGACGTGCTCTACTCGCTCCTCCGGGCACACGAGACGCACGCCGGGGCCCGAATCGGCGTCATCGTCGTCTCCTCGGACCTCTCGCTTGACGTCATCGACGAACTCGACGGGCGCGTCCAGTCGGTGTTCCGCCCCGAGGAGGTGTTTTTCCCCCGCTACGACCAGAGCGAGATCGTCGACATTCTGGGCGAACGCGCGAAGCGTGGCTTCCACGAGGGCGTGCTGAACACGACGGGACTGGACCGGGTCGCGGAACTCACCGCCGAGAGCGGCGACCTCCGGGTGGGAATCGACCTCCTCCGGCGGGCCGGTCTCCACGCCGAGATGCGTGCCTCGCGGACCATCGAACCCGAGGACGTCGAGGCTGCTTACGACAAGTCGAAACACGTCCACCTCTCGCGGTCGCTTCGAGGGCTGTCGGACTCGGAGCGCGCGCTCGTCCGCGTCATCGCCGACCACTCCGGCGAGCAGGCCGGTGCGGTCTACGAGGCGTTCCACGAGGAGACCGACTTGGGCTACACGAGATACTCCGAAATCGTCAACAAGCTCGACCAGCTCGGCCTTATCGACGCCGAGTACGCCGAGGTCGACGGCCGCGGTCGGTCGCGGTCGCTCACGCTCACGTACGACGCCGACGCGGTGAGAGAGCGGCTGTGA
- a CDS encoding SDR family NAD(P)-dependent oxidoreductase, whose amino-acid sequence MTHTVVIAGVGPGLGESLARRFVEEGCRVALLARTASYVEGLADDFGDGVVAVPTDLTAPDEVESAFETVRTELGPVDVLVNHASGGSWKGVREVSLDEFEHAWQVGARAGLQCAQEALDDMLGEGGTGGTIVFTGATSSVRGRGGAAAFSSAKFAVRGLAESMAREFGPQGVHVAHVVIDGGILPPGQEVERPAEYLDPDAVADSYWHLVEQDRSAWTLELDLRPHVEEF is encoded by the coding sequence ATGACACACACGGTCGTCATCGCCGGCGTCGGTCCCGGTCTCGGAGAGTCGCTCGCCCGACGGTTCGTCGAAGAGGGGTGTCGGGTCGCGCTCCTGGCGCGAACCGCCTCGTACGTCGAGGGACTCGCCGACGACTTCGGCGACGGGGTGGTCGCCGTCCCGACGGACCTCACCGCCCCCGACGAGGTCGAATCGGCGTTCGAGACGGTCCGGACCGAACTGGGGCCTGTCGACGTCCTCGTCAACCACGCCAGCGGCGGGTCGTGGAAGGGCGTTCGGGAGGTGTCGCTCGACGAGTTCGAACACGCCTGGCAGGTCGGTGCCCGCGCGGGGTTGCAGTGCGCACAGGAGGCGCTCGACGACATGCTCGGCGAGGGGGGAACGGGCGGGACCATCGTCTTCACCGGGGCCACCTCCTCCGTCCGGGGGCGGGGTGGCGCGGCCGCGTTCTCCAGCGCGAAGTTCGCCGTGCGGGGGCTGGCGGAGTCGATGGCGCGGGAGTTCGGGCCGCAGGGGGTACACGTCGCCCACGTCGTCATCGACGGCGGCATCCTGCCGCCGGGGCAGGAGGTCGAACGGCCGGCGGAGTATCTCGACCCCGACGCCGTCGCCGACTCGTACTGGCACCTCGTCGAGCAGGACCGGAGCGCGTGGACGCTGGAGCTGGACCTCCGGCCGCACGTCGAGGAGTTCTGA
- the rpiA gene encoding ribose-5-phosphate isomerase RpiA: protein MKTTGGSDEAKRRAGESAAALVDSGMTVGLGTGSTAAHAIRRLGERVEDGLTVQGVPTSFDARQRAREAGIPLRALDDVDRIDLAIDGADQVAAFELVKGGGAAHAREKLVDTMADRFVVVVDPSKQADVLSHPVPVEVLPVGHSAVARSVREAGGDPTLRRAERKDGPVVTDNGNLVLDCDFGAVDDPAALARTLSETPGAVEHGLFVGSADEVHVGTDSGVTVLERE, encoded by the coding sequence ATGAAGACGACCGGCGGGAGCGACGAGGCGAAGCGACGGGCGGGCGAGTCGGCCGCCGCGCTCGTCGACTCGGGGATGACAGTCGGCCTCGGCACGGGGAGCACCGCCGCCCACGCCATCCGACGCCTCGGCGAGCGCGTCGAAGACGGCCTCACCGTCCAGGGCGTCCCCACGTCGTTCGACGCCCGCCAGCGCGCCCGCGAGGCTGGGATTCCGCTCCGGGCACTCGACGACGTCGACCGCATCGACCTCGCCATCGACGGGGCCGACCAGGTCGCGGCCTTCGAACTCGTCAAGGGCGGCGGAGCGGCGCACGCCCGCGAGAAACTCGTCGACACGATGGCCGACCGGTTCGTCGTCGTCGTCGACCCCTCGAAGCAGGCGGACGTCCTCTCACACCCGGTTCCCGTCGAGGTCCTCCCAGTGGGCCACAGCGCCGTCGCCCGGTCGGTCCGCGAGGCCGGCGGCGACCCGACGCTCCGGCGCGCCGAACGCAAGGACGGCCCGGTCGTGACCGACAACGGAAACCTCGTTCTCGACTGTGACTTCGGGGCGGTCGACGACCCCGCAGCGCTCGCACGGACGCTCTCGGAGACGCCCGGCGCCGTCGAACACGGCCTGTTCGTCGGCAGCGCGGACGAGGTCCACGTCGGGACGGACTCCGGTGTGACGGTCCTCGAACGCGAGTGA
- a CDS encoding DUF1931 family protein, with product MADLIVKAAVKEALSDKNVASDFYDALDAEVKELLEDAARRAEDNDRKTVQPRDL from the coding sequence ATGGCAGACCTCATTGTCAAGGCAGCCGTCAAAGAAGCGCTCAGCGACAAGAACGTAGCCTCCGACTTCTACGACGCGCTGGACGCGGAAGTGAAAGAGCTGCTCGAGGACGCCGCTCGTCGAGCCGAGGATAACGACCGGAAGACCGTCCAGCCCCGCGACCTGTAA
- the larB gene encoding nickel pincer cofactor biosynthesis protein LarB: MRDILDAVAAGDLSPEAAEARLRGYATTEAGRFDAARETRRGVPEAILAAGKTPAETADLAATSVETTGRAVVTRADDETARTVDDGLPEVVAVDYDARARTLVAHAPDFEPPALDATVAVVTAGTSDAPVAGEAAAIAREMGAEVEWLEDVGVAHLGRILDVLDPIRGADVVVVAAGREGALPTVVAGLVDTPVIGLPVSTGYGFGGDGEAALSGMLQSCTVLSTVNVDAGFVAGAQAGLVARAVDGRSRPD; this comes from the coding sequence ATGCGAGACATCCTCGACGCGGTCGCTGCGGGCGACCTCTCCCCCGAGGCAGCAGAGGCACGGTTACGCGGCTACGCGACGACGGAGGCGGGACGCTTCGACGCCGCACGCGAGACGCGACGCGGCGTTCCAGAGGCCATCCTCGCGGCGGGAAAGACGCCGGCTGAGACGGCCGACCTGGCCGCGACGAGCGTCGAGACGACGGGCCGCGCCGTCGTCACCCGCGCCGACGACGAGACCGCCCGAACCGTCGACGACGGACTGCCCGAGGTCGTCGCCGTCGACTACGACGCGCGCGCCCGGACCCTCGTCGCTCACGCCCCCGACTTCGAACCCCCCGCGCTCGATGCGACTGTCGCGGTCGTCACCGCGGGCACCTCGGACGCGCCCGTCGCGGGCGAGGCGGCCGCCATCGCTCGCGAGATGGGGGCCGAGGTGGAGTGGCTCGAGGACGTCGGCGTCGCCCACCTCGGCCGCATCCTCGACGTCCTCGACCCCATCCGTGGCGCGGACGTCGTCGTCGTTGCCGCGGGACGCGAGGGCGCACTCCCGACGGTCGTCGCCGGACTCGTCGACACGCCGGTCATCGGCCTCCCGGTTTCGACGGGCTACGGCTTCGGTGGCGACGGCGAGGCGGCCCTCTCGGGGATGCTCCAGTCTTGTACCGTCCTCTCGACGGTCAACGTCGACGCCGGCTTCGTCGCGGGCGCGCAGGCGGGACTCGTCGCTCGCGCCGTCGACGGCCGCTCACGACCCGACTGA
- a CDS encoding DUF7563 family protein: MPRCDHCGSHISERFARVFADEVGRVLACPNCSANAGIAEVARDRTRNA; the protein is encoded by the coding sequence ATGCCACGCTGCGACCATTGCGGGTCGCACATCTCCGAGCGCTTCGCGCGCGTGTTCGCCGACGAAGTCGGGCGAGTCCTCGCCTGTCCAAACTGTTCGGCGAACGCGGGTATCGCGGAGGTCGCACGGGACCGGACCCGCAACGCATGA
- a CDS encoding GIY-YIG nuclease family protein, which yields MTSLPPALSTVHYAYLLRCADGTYYAGYTTDPRRREAEHDAGEGAKYTRGRTPVELVHVEAFDSRSAAMSREYALKQLSHDRKARLAAETDVDDVVGESTA from the coding sequence TTGACGAGCCTCCCGCCCGCGCTCTCGACCGTGCACTACGCGTACCTCCTCCGGTGTGCGGACGGGACGTACTACGCGGGATACACGACCGACCCTCGCCGTCGCGAAGCGGAACACGACGCGGGTGAGGGGGCGAAGTACACCCGCGGGCGGACGCCCGTCGAACTCGTCCACGTCGAGGCGTTCGACTCGCGGTCCGCGGCGATGTCCCGCGAGTACGCCCTCAAACAGCTCTCGCACGACCGGAAGGCGCGGCTCGCCGCCGAGACCGACGTCGACGACGTCGTCGGGGAGTCGACGGCGTAG
- a CDS encoding NADPH-dependent FMN reductase gives MPTRLVAVSGSRRDGSYTRQVLEHVLARVRSGGVEATLLDLGSVDLPLYHPDRSASERGDAVAVLRLVREADAVVLGSPVYHGSYSSTFKNFHDYCGSDEYDETVVGLVAVAGGGSYGSTLDHMRSTVRGVHGLVVPRQVGVRSARTKFADGELTDEGIADRLDALVDQVVDYAERFRR, from the coding sequence ATGCCAACCCGGCTCGTCGCCGTCAGCGGCAGTCGTCGCGACGGTAGCTACACCAGACAGGTCCTCGAGCACGTCCTCGCCAGGGTGCGAAGCGGAGGGGTCGAGGCCACCCTGCTCGACCTCGGGTCCGTCGACCTGCCCCTCTATCACCCGGACCGCTCGGCGTCCGAGCGCGGTGACGCCGTCGCCGTCCTGCGACTGGTGCGGGAGGCCGACGCCGTCGTCCTCGGGTCGCCCGTCTACCACGGCTCGTACTCGTCGACGTTCAAGAACTTCCACGACTATTGCGGCTCCGACGAGTACGACGAGACGGTCGTCGGCCTGGTCGCCGTCGCGGGGGGCGGGTCGTACGGGAGCACACTCGACCACATGCGGTCGACGGTGCGCGGCGTCCACGGCCTCGTCGTCCCCCGACAGGTCGGCGTTCGAAGTGCCCGGACGAAGTTCGCCGACGGCGAACTCACGGACGAGGGAATCGCCGACCGACTCGACGCCCTCGTCGACCAGGTCGTCGACTACGCGGAGCGGTTTCGACGGTGA